Genomic segment of Pseudanabaena sp. BC1403:
CTTTCCCTCCGCTTGTCGTCGCTATTATCTTCTCCCTCTCCCTGATTCCTAATTGTTTTTTTACTTATTTTGAGAGCGGAATGTGGGTTCCAAAAAAGATTACTTTGCGACACTACCCTATATTCTAAGTATCCTGATTAATAGATTCATTGCTAGACTCTTCATCAAGATCAACAATTTGTCCATTAAACAAGTCAGCTAAATTTTTGATCACCCTATCATCCTCCGACATCCCAACATAACCTTTAGGTTGAGGTTGGGGCTGAGGTGCTTGATTAGGCGCTATGTTTACTGGTGGATCTGCTAATGGCTGTGGAGGAGCAGGAACTGAAGGTATGGTTGGATTTTGGTAAGTGACAGGCGGAGGTGCGATCGCAGGACTAACAGGAAGAGGAGCCGCAACTTTTACTGTTTCAGCTTGAGGCGGTGTAGTCACAAATGAAAACATTACCTTAATCGGGCGCTGCAAATGCTTAGCAAAAACTTCTTCTAGTTCTGGTCGCTTCTGAACCACAATATTTTTGGTGGTTTCATCACGCTTCCCACCTAAGCCAATTTTGACACTACCACTATCGATTGAGAGAATATGAGCCTGAATCTGGATAAAAACCCATTTTGTCGGTGTAGGCAACATTGACAAAATACTTTGCCACATCTGCTCTAGATCATATCCAACTGACGCAAAGTTCTCAAGATCATCACTTCCCGATGATATCGGCGTTTCAACAACTGGAAGAGCCGATATCGAAGGCGTAGATGGTTCATCTACCTTTGCTATTTGAGGGATTGGATGCGATTCTTGTGCTGGGATTGATGGAGTTTGTGATGGAGCTTGTGCAGCAGGATTAGCCTTCGCTGGTTGAGGTGCAACTTGCGGAGTCGCGGGTGTACTGCGCGATGAAATAAATGTTTGCGCTGGAGAAGGAAGAGGCGATTGTGACTGCGCGATCGCACCCTGTGCTGATGGGAGTAAGCCCATCAGCGTGACTTCTAGCCATAGGCGCGGCTGCGTAGTATTGCGGATTTGTAGCTCTGCCGATCGCAAATGTTGTTGACCCAGTAAAATATTTGGTATTGCTAAACCTTGAGCTAGTTGACTCAATCTCTCCCAACCAGAACTAGTCATGGCAACAAGATCACTGCGATCGCTAGCTGTTTTCGCAATTAATAGATCACGATATACATTCGCCAAGTTCTGTAACACGATTAATGGTTCGCGACCACGATCCATAATTCGCCGCACATAGTCAATTAATTGGATGGAATTATCGGATGCGATCGCTTCAATTAGCGACAGCAAATCTTGCTCAGGAACTGATCCCACCAAATCCCATACTGCTTCAATAGTAATCTCTCCATCCAATAAGCTCAATTGATCGAGCAAAGATTCTGCATCACGTAGCCCACCCTGTGCAATTTGAGAAACCAAGGTAATCGCTTCAGTATGAATATTAATATTCTCATTTGCGGCAATCTTCCCTAAATGCTTCACCATCGCATCAAGAGGAATCCGCCGAAAGTCAAATCGTTGACACCGCGAAATAATCGTTGGTAATACGCGCTGTGGATCAGTAGTCGCAAGAATAAAAGTAACGCGATCGGGAGGTTCTTCAAGAGTTTTCAGCAATGCGTTAAACGCTGCTGTGCTGAGCATATGACAGTTATGAACTAGCAGACCATTAGCAACAAAATTATTATTATCTTCTACTTCGATGTCATAGACTCTTTCATCACCAACGACTGTTACAGACTCGACCCTCTCCAAATTTGTATGCCATTGACAAGGAAGTTCCACAGCCACAGGCACAGGTGACAATATGTTCATCCCAACTTTGATATTGCTTGCTTGTGTCCATCCTGATTCTGTTCTAACTAAATGATTACCTGTACATTGAATCGATCGCTGATTAGTTTTAATTATTAACGTAGGCTTTACGCCACGATCTAACCAGCGCAATACTTTTTTGTATTCCCATTTCGACAACACTTCGTTATAGCTAAGTACTTGTTTACCTAATAAATCTTGATCGTCAAGACGAATCAAACCTGCACTAGTTTGGACAAGGGTATCGCCTGTCAAACATTCATCAATGATATAAACCTTAAACCTTGCCTTAACTGGCGCAAATTGGGCGCGTTCAATTAATTCGCGAATATTATCGACACCAGTGTTACTTGCCGCATCAATTTCGGTAATATCTAGCGCATTACCATTAGCAATGCTAAGACATAGTTCACACTTGCCGCAGGGGTGGGGTGTAGGTTGGTCAGAGCTTAGGCAATTGAGCGACTTTGCCATGATCCGCGCACTGGACGTTTTGCCTGTACCTCTTGCGCCTGTAAATAGGTATGCAGGTGCGATACGCTTAGTGTTTAAGGCATTGCTAAGGGTATGTGCGATCGCCTCTTGCCCAACGAGGTCAGCAAAGATTTGCGGTCGATATTTGTGGTGTAGTGGCTCATAGCCCATAGAAACACGATGATGCTCAAGCACTGCTGGTCAAATATATCATTCACCAGTATAACTTTTGACCAAAGGCGACGATCGCATTTTGCCCTCCAAAGCCAAAGCTAAAATTAAGCGCATATTGGAGATCGGGTGCGCGCTCTACTTGTTGAATCATTCTCAAATCAAAAGCAGGGGTTTGCATTCCCACGGTAGGAGGCAAAATGCGATCGCGTAAAGCCAATAGACAGAACGCTGCCTCGATCATCCCTGTTGCCCCCAGCGTATGCCCTGTTGCACCTTTGGTTGCGCTAACTTTACTGTCAGGAAAAATTCTTTGGATTAATTCTGCTTCACGGGCATCATTCATTTGAGTTGCCGTGCCATGCACATTGATATAACCAATATCAGCAGCACTAATTTGCGATCGCCTCAAACAATCTTTAATTGCGATCGCAGCCATTTTATTGTCAGGATTGGGACTAGTGGCATGATAAGCATCATTAGTAATTCCCCAGCCTAAAACCCTGCCATAAATTTGACAACCTCGCTGCCTTGCAGACTCCAGCGACTCTAGTACTAGCACCGCCGCACCTTCTCCTAGCGCAAAACCTTCGCGCTCTTGACTAAATGGATGCACGCCTGATTTGGCTAATACGCTAATTTTTTGAAATCCTGCGATCGTTAATGGTGTAATCGCTGCATCGGTTGCACCTGCGATCGCCATGTTGCATTGTCCTGAACGGATTAATTCAACAGCTTGAGCAATTGTCCAATTTGCAGTTGCACAGGCTGCCATCGGCGACAGTACTGGGGCTTGAGTTTGCACTAAATTAGCAATTTGTGCTGACAAATTCGCTGGCTGACATTGCCACCATTTATTCTCAATTAAGATCTGGTCAGGTTTATCTAGAAGTAATTCTAATTCTCTTTGGTTACTACGACTAGAACCAATGACTACCCCACATTTCAGTAATGGAATTTCTAGATTTGAATCAACGATCGCTTCTAAAGTAGCTTTTTCTAATAAATCTTGCGATCGCGATGAATGAGAATCCTCTAAACAATTAATTTTGGCAACAGGAAGTTGTAATTGATGGTCAAACTTAATTCCTGATTTGTTCTCTAAAAGTTTTTGCCAAGTATTTTCGCGACCAGATGCGATCGCAGTCATCATGCCAATACCTGTCACAACAACTGTTGTTCTATCAGCTTTTCTATCCCAAGATTTCATCGACAGTAATACTTACCTCAGGAAAAGCAAGAATAGATAAGTTTTGACCACGATAGAATTTCTGGATTTCTTGATAACCTTCAGCAGTTGGGTATCGATAAACTTCTATACAAGCGCTATTAATATCAACTAACCAAACTTCCGTAATGCCATCTTCAGCATAAAGTGGGCTTTTTAATTCGCGATCGCTATCAACAGTACTATCCGCTACCTCGATTAATAGAAATACATCAGCAGGCTGTGGTAGTCCAGACTCATAGCAATCAGATTTACGCTTTAACAACACTACATCTGGTTCAGGCTTAGAAGTGTTATCTAAAGCTAAAGGGTTCTGCACACTAAGTAAAATGCGATCGCTTAATTTTCTTGTAAAAACATCAGACAATCGAATTACACAAGCTGCATGTCTTCTACCAATGGGTGACATTTTAATTATTTCTCCTCTAATTAGTTCTACGCGCTCACCGTCAGCTAGCACTCCAGATTCAGACATCCGATCATATTCTTTCACGGTGAAGAGGCGCTTAAGTACTGATGTAGCTGGCATATATTTACCTCCGTACAATTGGTTTTATTTTAACCTTAATTTTTGATAATTCAAAAGTGCCGCTTCGCGGCACTTTTGAATTTTTGCTTGGTTTTAATTCAGCGCGAAGCACTGTAGGTTATGGCAACCAGCGTGGAACTGTGCCGAACATTGGCAATACTTCGGGTTGCAGTGGATTTGCGCCTTGATTATTATTAATCGGTAACATAACTAATTGGGTTGGCACTTGGGGAGCGCGAGAAGCTCTAGAAGCCTGAGCAGAATCTTCGGAAATAGGTGGCGAATTAGATGTGTTTTTGTCACTAGGAATTGCAGAATTTAAAAGAATTGATTGACCATCAGGAGCAATATTAAATTGAACTTCTCTTTGTGGCGGAAGTTCTAAAAGTCTTCGCAGTTCTGCCGTTTCCAGATTAATCGCAGCAAGATATGGCTTCTCACGGAAGATGTTTTTAGCAGTATCTTGTTCAACATCAGTGAGTAAGCAATATAGAGTCTTTTCTTGAGGATCAAACTGAGCACCAAGAATAGACCCATTAATTTTCGTGAGTTCCTTCTGCAATCCTTGGTTATTTACCAAATATAGCGATCGCGTATAGTCCTTATTAAATTTAATCGTGGCAGCCTGTGTCCCACTCCTACCAAAATTTAGAACCGTACCGAATCTTGGGAGAAAGTCCAGCGGTGGGGCCTGTGGCTCAAGAGGCAAAATCGCAACTCCTTCGCCTTGAGCGATCGCCACCGACGCGCTGTCGGGCGTGAACATAAAATCGCCTCCTGGCTGATTATCAAGCGATCTTGGCGGTTGATTATCTTTGATGAGCCAGAGTCCATAGCGTCCGACTTGCTGACGGCTGAGTCGCTGTACCAAGATGTTTTTGCCGTCGGGCGAGAGATCGAATTTAAAATTTTGAAAGTCATCGCTACCAAGTATAGGTTTGATTTCTGGAGGATTTGACGTTAACCGATCTTCGCGATCAATGCCTGTCGTTACCAGATAAAGTTTTTGATCAAGTAAGCTTTGCCCCACCGTTTCAATCGCTCCAAAGAGAACCTTTTGGCGATCAGGATAAATCCGAAAATCTAGGACAGACAGATTAGCGGGTGTTAAAACGCGCTTGCTCTTTTGTAGCACATCGTAAAGTATAAGGCGACCTTTTTCTTCCCCCTGTGAGCCTATATATGCAAAATAAGGATTTGGTGTCGCAAAACTGCCAGTAAATGGTTCGATCGCTTTTTTATCGCCAGATTCACTGGCAAAGCGATCGAAGGCATTTTCTAGCTTGACCGTATAGGATTTACCATAAGTGGCTGGCGCTAGGGGCGTATAGGACATCCGCCGCGATGACCAACTGATTTTACCTGCGAGGGGTGGGGAAATCTTAAGATTTTTCTCAACGCTGTCGCGTTCCATTGGACGATTAAATGTTAAAGAAAATGAGATATTAGTGGCATCAATCTTTTGACCTTGCCAACTAAACTCTCTCACCTGTGGCGCTGTGCGATCGCCCACCCATAATAATATGGCGATCGCTACAGCCAAAAAAGCTGCTAGCCCAATTGCATAGCGATCGAGCGGCTGAGAAAATAATTTAAAGCGAGGGCTAAGTTGCATATGTGACAGGTAATTTAGCCAAAGGAAATAATGAGATAAGAATCTTGAAATTTTGCGCCATTGGCTTGTTTGCCTGCTAGCTCATTTGGCAAGAAAATATTACGGCGTTGATCGCCTGCTTCGATGGTTACTTCTGGGCCTAGTTGAATTATTTTGACCTGTTTTTTATTGAATGTTGGCAAAAATAACTTGACTTGCTTAGTTATAGTATTTATTTCAATTGGCTTTGGTGCAAGATTAGCAAGATGCTCAGGAATTGTTAACTCAGTTACCTGATCGGGGATTTGACATATGGATAGAGGCTCAAAATCAGAATCAGAAATCTGATCTCTAGAAAATACGCCACCAACTGTTAAACCAACCTGTTGCGCACTACCCCATAGATATTTAGCTGTAGCGATCGCATAGGGATCTCCAGTCGTGACCAGATAAGCCGCCACGCGACTCGGATCATTAACTGCTTTTTGACCGCGTGTTAATACTGAAGACATTTCACCAGCTTGTTGCGAAATATCATCGGTGCTAGAAACTTGCAGAATACTTCTTAAGATTGGTTCCACAAAAGGCGAAATCGCTTGTCCAAGAGCCGAACCTGTCAATACTTTTTTAAACCGTCGCAAATACCAGCCTAAAATCTCTGGCATTCCTAGCATTCGTAAGGTTTCGAGATCTCCCATGCCATCGTAAATGATTACGTCATACTTACTTTCAGCATCACGTTCACGCAAAAAGCTCAAACCAAGAGCTGAATCCATACCTGGTAAAATGCCTAGCTCTTGTCCATAAACCTCCTTAAAAAAAGGAGTACGCAGAAATTGGCTTTCTAGCCCTTTCATTTTGTCCCAATACTTTTCCAACAAGACCGTTGATTGCAGATGTACAGCCGCAAAATTCGGTGCAACTAATTGCGGCTCACTGCTCAGCTCTGCACCTAGTCTCATGCTAAGGGTGTCGCCTGCTTGTTGACCCACATATAAAACGTTTTTGTTCTGGGCGGCAAAAGCACGCGCGGCAGCGATCGCAGTTGTCGTTTTGCCAACGCCGCCTTTACCGATAAATGTCAGAATTAGGCTCATTGGATTTTCTCACTAGGCTTTTGCACCAGCTTTTTCAGATTAGGACTGGGAGTAAAATGCGGAACAATAACTTCGGGAATCGTAATTGGCTGATGTGTGCGAGGGTGACTTCCTAAACGGGCACGACGATGATGGACTGCAAACTTACCAAAACCGCTCAATGTTATAGATTGGTGATTGGATAAAGCTTCAGTGACGCAGGTTAAAACTGCTTCAAGACTAGCGGAAGCCATGCTATAGCTTAGTCCATCAACTTCTGCCATCATGCCCCGAATGATATCTTGACGGTTAATATCTGCCATAGGGCTTAATAATAATGATGATGTCGCGAAATGCGCGACATCATGACTGTTTTAACTGTTTTAGACTATTGATTCTAACTCATCTGCAAAAAACCAAGACTTGGTACTGTCGGGGAACTTGACAACGTAGCCCCATTTGCTACCATCCATAATTTTTTCTTCTTTAATGACTCCGATCTCGCCGACTTTGTTAGCGATCGCCTTGCCACTGCCATCTTTGAAACTACGAACACGAACTTTTTGACCAACTTGCATAATGTTTGCTTCTCGTACCGAACTCGATAAATCTTTTGCGTTTGCTTTAAAAAGTTTACATTAGATGTTAGCTCTATAAAATAAAGAACCAATTTGTTGTGGCACGGCGAGGCTGCATTACAACAAATTGGTTCTTTATTAACACCCACGAGGAATGTCCCAATGTCAGTAACGATCGCCCAATTGCAAAAATGGAAACAGCAAAAAAAGCCGATCGCGGCGCTGACTGCAAGTGACTATGCGATCGCTAAACTGCTAGACAAAGCAGGCGTAGATATGATTTTGGTGGGTGATTCTTTGGCGATGGTGACACTCGGATACAAAAACACGCTTCCCGTTTCTCTAGACGCAATGATCCATCATGCCCAAGCAGTGGGACGTGGTGTTGAGAATGCTTTTCTAATTGTCGATATGCCATTTCTTAGCTATCAAGTTAGTACTGAAGAGGCAATGCGATCGGCTGGGCGCATTTTTAAAGAAACCGATGCACGCGGTATCAAACTCGAAGGCGGCTATCCTGATATGGTTGCGACTATTCACAAATTAGTGCAAGCGGGAATGCCTGTGATGGGGCATGTAGGATTAACACCACAATCGGTACATCGGATCGGCTATCGAGTTCAGGGTGGCACGCCCGATGCTGCCGCAGAAATTTTGCATCAATCTAAAGCTTTAGTCGAAGCTGGTATTTTTGCACTCTTATTAGAAAATATTCCTGCGGAGTTAGCGACCCAGATTACAGAACTTATTCCTGTTCCTACAATTGGTATTGGTGCGGGTCAAGGCTGTGATGGACAGATTCTTGTAACCCACGATGTCTTGGGCTTATCCGATTGGCAACCGCCTTTTGCCCACAAATATGTAGACCTAAACAGCATAATTACGGAAGCAGTTAAGCAATATTGCCAAGATGTCCGAAAGCCCAAGAATTGAGTAACGGCACTTTGTGCCGTTACTCAATTCTTGGGCTTTGACAAATATGCTTTTCGGTTTGGTTCATCAAAATGCTCGATCGCATAGCGCAACATTGTGCGGGGCATTTGTTGACAATAAACGTCTAAAAAGCCAACTAAAATTTGGCGATCTTGTTTGCCAACTTCGCGCAACATCCAGCCAACTGCT
This window contains:
- the dnaX gene encoding DNA polymerase III subunit gamma/tau, encoding MGYEPLHHKYRPQIFADLVGQEAIAHTLSNALNTKRIAPAYLFTGARGTGKTSSARIMAKSLNCLSSDQPTPHPCGKCELCLSIANGNALDITEIDAASNTGVDNIRELIERAQFAPVKARFKVYIIDECLTGDTLVQTSAGLIRLDDQDLLGKQVLSYNEVLSKWEYKKVLRWLDRGVKPTLIIKTNQRSIQCTGNHLVRTESGWTQASNIKVGMNILSPVPVAVELPCQWHTNLERVESVTVVGDERVYDIEVEDNNNFVANGLLVHNCHMLSTAAFNALLKTLEEPPDRVTFILATTDPQRVLPTIISRCQRFDFRRIPLDAMVKHLGKIAANENINIHTEAITLVSQIAQGGLRDAESLLDQLSLLDGEITIEAVWDLVGSVPEQDLLSLIEAIASDNSIQLIDYVRRIMDRGREPLIVLQNLANVYRDLLIAKTASDRSDLVAMTSSGWERLSQLAQGLAIPNILLGQQHLRSAELQIRNTTQPRLWLEVTLMGLLPSAQGAIAQSQSPLPSPAQTFISSRSTPATPQVAPQPAKANPAAQAPSQTPSIPAQESHPIPQIAKVDEPSTPSISALPVVETPISSGSDDLENFASVGYDLEQMWQSILSMLPTPTKWVFIQIQAHILSIDSGSVKIGLGGKRDETTKNIVVQKRPELEEVFAKHLQRPIKVMFSFVTTPPQAETVKVAAPLPVSPAIAPPPVTYQNPTIPSVPAPPQPLADPPVNIAPNQAPQPQPQPKGYVGMSEDDRVIKNLADLFNGQIVDLDEESSNESINQDT
- a CDS encoding beta-ketoacyl-ACP synthase → MKSWDRKADRTTVVVTGIGMMTAIASGRENTWQKLLENKSGIKFDHQLQLPVAKINCLEDSHSSRSQDLLEKATLEAIVDSNLEIPLLKCGVVIGSSRSNQRELELLLDKPDQILIENKWWQCQPANLSAQIANLVQTQAPVLSPMAACATANWTIAQAVELIRSGQCNMAIAGATDAAITPLTIAGFQKISVLAKSGVHPFSQEREGFALGEGAAVLVLESLESARQRGCQIYGRVLGWGITNDAYHATSPNPDNKMAAIAIKDCLRRSQISAADIGYINVHGTATQMNDAREAELIQRIFPDSKVSATKGATGHTLGATGMIEAAFCLLALRDRILPPTVGMQTPAFDLRMIQQVERAPDLQYALNFSFGFGGQNAIVAFGQKLYW
- a CDS encoding Uma2 family endonuclease, yielding MPATSVLKRLFTVKEYDRMSESGVLADGERVELIRGEIIKMSPIGRRHAACVIRLSDVFTRKLSDRILLSVQNPLALDNTSKPEPDVVLLKRKSDCYESGLPQPADVFLLIEVADSTVDSDRELKSPLYAEDGITEVWLVDINSACIEVYRYPTAEGYQEIQKFYRGQNLSILAFPEVSITVDEILG
- a CDS encoding Ig-like domain-containing protein, with protein sequence MQLSPRFKLFSQPLDRYAIGLAAFLAVAIAILLWVGDRTAPQVREFSWQGQKIDATNISFSLTFNRPMERDSVEKNLKISPPLAGKISWSSRRMSYTPLAPATYGKSYTVKLENAFDRFASESGDKKAIEPFTGSFATPNPYFAYIGSQGEEKGRLILYDVLQKSKRVLTPANLSVLDFRIYPDRQKVLFGAIETVGQSLLDQKLYLVTTGIDREDRLTSNPPEIKPILGSDDFQNFKFDLSPDGKNILVQRLSRQQVGRYGLWLIKDNQPPRSLDNQPGGDFMFTPDSASVAIAQGEGVAILPLEPQAPPLDFLPRFGTVLNFGRSGTQAATIKFNKDYTRSLYLVNNQGLQKELTKINGSILGAQFDPQEKTLYCLLTDVEQDTAKNIFREKPYLAAINLETAELRRLLELPPQREVQFNIAPDGQSILLNSAIPSDKNTSNSPPISEDSAQASRASRAPQVPTQLVMLPINNNQGANPLQPEVLPMFGTVPRWLP
- a CDS encoding ArsA family ATPase, which codes for MSLILTFIGKGGVGKTTTAIAAARAFAAQNKNVLYVGQQAGDTLSMRLGAELSSEPQLVAPNFAAVHLQSTVLLEKYWDKMKGLESQFLRTPFFKEVYGQELGILPGMDSALGLSFLRERDAESKYDVIIYDGMGDLETLRMLGMPEILGWYLRRFKKVLTGSALGQAISPFVEPILRSILQVSSTDDISQQAGEMSSVLTRGQKAVNDPSRVAAYLVTTGDPYAIATAKYLWGSAQQVGLTVGGVFSRDQISDSDFEPLSICQIPDQVTELTIPEHLANLAPKPIEINTITKQVKLFLPTFNKKQVKIIQLGPEVTIEAGDQRRNIFLPNELAGKQANGAKFQDSYLIISFG
- a CDS encoding HU family DNA-binding protein, which gives rise to MADINRQDIIRGMMAEVDGLSYSMASASLEAVLTCVTEALSNHQSITLSGFGKFAVHHRRARLGSHPRTHQPITIPEVIVPHFTPSPNLKKLVQKPSEKIQ
- a CDS encoding DUF2862 domain-containing protein, coding for MQVGQKVRVRSFKDGSGKAIANKVGEIGVIKEEKIMDGSKWGYVVKFPDSTKSWFFADELESIV
- the panB gene encoding 3-methyl-2-oxobutanoate hydroxymethyltransferase; its protein translation is MSVTIAQLQKWKQQKKPIAALTASDYAIAKLLDKAGVDMILVGDSLAMVTLGYKNTLPVSLDAMIHHAQAVGRGVENAFLIVDMPFLSYQVSTEEAMRSAGRIFKETDARGIKLEGGYPDMVATIHKLVQAGMPVMGHVGLTPQSVHRIGYRVQGGTPDAAAEILHQSKALVEAGIFALLLENIPAELATQITELIPVPTIGIGAGQGCDGQILVTHDVLGLSDWQPPFAHKYVDLNSIITEAVKQYCQDVRKPKN